In Rubrivirga marina, the following are encoded in one genomic region:
- a CDS encoding GNAT family N-acetyltransferase, producing the protein MATLTHRIARPDDLAVLRPLADAAIAELQRPFLTPEQVAASRALMGIDTLLIDDGTYYVVEADGEIAGCGGWSRRATLYGGDASPGRDPALLDPARDAARVRAMYTHPDHVRKGVGRRILSVCEAAAASEGFRTAELMATKAGEPLYRACGYEPVEDVVDDRGGAPVPLVLMRKALAAPGP; encoded by the coding sequence GTGGCGACGCTGACGCACCGGATCGCGCGACCCGACGACCTCGCGGTGCTCCGGCCCCTCGCCGACGCGGCCATCGCCGAGCTCCAGCGCCCGTTCCTCACGCCCGAGCAGGTCGCCGCGAGCCGTGCGCTCATGGGCATCGACACGCTCCTCATCGACGACGGAACGTATTACGTCGTCGAGGCCGATGGCGAGATCGCGGGGTGCGGTGGGTGGAGCCGACGGGCCACGCTCTACGGCGGCGATGCCTCCCCAGGCCGCGACCCGGCCCTCCTCGACCCCGCCCGTGACGCGGCCCGCGTCCGGGCCATGTACACCCACCCCGACCACGTGCGGAAGGGCGTCGGGCGCCGGATCCTCTCGGTCTGCGAGGCGGCGGCGGCCTCCGAGGGGTTCCGGACGGCCGAGTTGATGGCGACGAAGGCCGGGGAGCCGCTCTATCGGGCCTGCGGATACGAGCCTGTGGAGGACGTCGTCGACGACCGCGGCGGGGCGCCGGTGCCGCTCGTCCTCATGCGCAAGGCGCTGGCCGCACCCGGCCCGTAG
- a CDS encoding aminotransferase class I/II-fold pyridoxal phosphate-dependent enzyme — translation MTTPPRHSDRVLSYRDLVRIRTQMDLPGRTSEFTGRIRGERENAIDGLHFREVLTAAEREVVVRDHRGETRPMLMFGSNNYLGLATHPRVIEAVRDAVAQYGVGAGGPPILNGHGPLHRELEDRLAAHEGQEAALVFSSGYSANVGMMSALPGPRDLVLYDDEIHASMLDGLKMGRIEARPFPHNDHRALDALITKHGGGFQDLFVAVEGVYSMSGSVARLDRIGEVCRKHGATLIIDEAHGTGVTGPNGAGTVAMFDAADTVDIVMGTFSKTFGVSGGFVAAGGDVIDYLRYFARSYVFSTAPSTAICAAVLAGLDVLEEEPEIHGRLMENTGYLAQELKKRGFADASGVTAVFSLPVPAGTDVRAAAHDFHQRGLFLNHIEAPAVPTSQQRFRVSLTSDHTREDIDRLLEAVDAVWAVHVLPVGDGTVGSEPRLRK, via the coding sequence ATGACGACCCCACCACGTCATTCGGATCGCGTTCTCTCCTACCGCGATCTCGTCCGCATCCGAACGCAGATGGACCTGCCGGGACGGACCTCCGAGTTCACGGGACGGATCCGCGGCGAACGCGAGAACGCGATCGACGGGCTCCACTTCCGTGAAGTGCTGACCGCCGCCGAGCGCGAGGTCGTCGTCCGCGACCACCGTGGCGAGACGCGCCCGATGCTCATGTTCGGGTCGAACAACTACCTCGGGCTCGCCACGCACCCCCGCGTGATCGAAGCCGTCCGGGATGCCGTCGCCCAGTACGGCGTGGGCGCAGGGGGCCCGCCGATCCTCAATGGGCACGGTCCCCTTCACCGGGAACTGGAGGACCGACTCGCGGCGCACGAGGGGCAGGAGGCCGCGCTCGTGTTCTCGAGCGGCTACTCGGCCAACGTCGGGATGATGAGCGCCCTCCCCGGGCCGCGTGACCTCGTCCTCTATGACGACGAGATCCATGCGTCGATGCTCGACGGACTCAAGATGGGCCGGATCGAGGCCCGCCCGTTCCCGCACAACGACCACCGCGCGCTCGACGCGCTCATCACCAAGCACGGTGGGGGGTTCCAGGACCTGTTCGTCGCCGTCGAAGGCGTGTATTCGATGTCGGGCAGCGTCGCCCGCCTCGACCGGATCGGCGAGGTCTGCCGGAAGCACGGGGCCACGCTCATCATCGACGAGGCGCACGGGACGGGCGTGACCGGCCCGAACGGGGCCGGGACCGTCGCCATGTTCGACGCGGCGGACACCGTCGACATCGTCATGGGCACGTTCTCGAAGACGTTCGGCGTGTCGGGCGGCTTCGTCGCCGCCGGCGGCGACGTCATCGACTACCTCCGCTACTTCGCCCGGTCGTACGTCTTCTCGACGGCCCCGTCGACGGCCATCTGCGCGGCCGTCCTCGCCGGCCTCGACGTGCTGGAGGAGGAGCCCGAGATCCACGGGCGGCTCATGGAGAACACGGGGTACCTCGCGCAGGAGCTCAAAAAGCGCGGCTTCGCCGACGCCTCGGGCGTCACGGCGGTGTTCTCGCTCCCGGTCCCGGCCGGCACGGACGTCCGGGCCGCGGCCCACGACTTCCACCAGCGCGGGCTCTTCCTCAACCACATCGAGGCGCCCGCCGTCCCGACGTCGCAGCAGCGGTTCCGCGTCAGCCTCACGTCCGACCACACGCGGGAGGACATCGACCGGCTCCTCGAGGCGGTCGACGCCGTGTGGGCCGTCCACGTCCTCCCCGTCGGCGACGGGACGGTGGGGTCGGAGCCGCGGCTCAGGAAGTAG
- a CDS encoding DUF3467 domain-containing protein, with amino-acid sequence MEPPSGPQTPSLSIELAEEIAEGVYSNLVMIAHSPEEFILDFIRVMPGVPKARVKSRIVVTPGHAKRLLAALAENIQRYETQHGEIGEMPPQTQVQFTGPEGEA; translated from the coding sequence ATGGAACCCCCGTCCGGCCCGCAGACCCCATCCCTCTCCATCGAACTCGCCGAGGAGATCGCGGAGGGCGTCTACTCGAACCTCGTCATGATCGCCCACAGCCCGGAGGAGTTCATCCTCGACTTTATCCGGGTGATGCCGGGCGTGCCGAAGGCGCGCGTCAAGAGCCGGATCGTGGTGACGCCGGGCCACGCGAAGCGGCTCCTGGCGGCGCTCGCGGAGAACATCCAGCGCTACGAGACGCAGCACGGGGAGATCGGCGAGATGCCGCCCCAGACGCAGGTCCAGTTCACGGGCCCCGAGGGCGAGGCGTAG
- a CDS encoding response regulator, which translates to MPRPIRVLVADDSSLLRRLLCDAIREVDGVEVVAEAADGAEAIDGVRAHEPGVVVLDLQMPVMGGLQALQRLRANGLGSHVIVLTNHADAVYRSACLEAGANHFFDKSAGIDRVLEVLRQMTQGEA; encoded by the coding sequence ATGCCCCGCCCCATCCGTGTCCTCGTCGCCGACGACTCGTCTCTCCTTCGCCGTCTCCTCTGCGATGCGATTCGGGAGGTCGACGGCGTCGAGGTCGTCGCCGAGGCCGCTGACGGTGCGGAGGCCATCGACGGCGTCCGTGCCCACGAGCCGGGCGTCGTGGTGCTCGACCTCCAGATGCCGGTGATGGGCGGCCTGCAGGCGCTCCAGCGCCTCCGCGCGAACGGCCTAGGGTCCCACGTCATCGTCCTCACGAACCACGCCGACGCCGTCTACCGCAGCGCGTGCCTCGAGGCCGGGGCGAACCACTTTTTCGACAAGTCGGCTGGGATCGACCGTGTCCTCGAGGTTCTCCGACAGATGACCCAGGGCGAGGCGTAA
- a CDS encoding cysteine desulfurase family protein, giving the protein MPYLDHAATTPLREEALAAMLPFLRETYGNPSSLHGPGRRARVAVDRARERVAAVIGAEPGEIVFTSGGTEADNAALRGVVTGATRRDTGRPGLVTSAVEHEAVLQTAQALVTDGHPVTILPPDAAGRLDPAGLGDAVGEGTGLVSAMLVNNEIGTINPIREIADAAHAAGALMHTDAVQAAGLLTLDVDALDVDLLSLSSHKVGGPKGVGALFVRAGTPFAGVQTGGSQERKRRGGTENVAGIVGFAEALVLADAERDEAATRIGSLRDQLRSRLVDAFGDRLVVNTPADAAPHVLNVSLRPSASGPLDGEMLLTALDLEGVHASAGSACTSGALEPSHVLLALRRDRDVAAATVRFSLGRTTTEADVEAAAGALRRVVARLDTVAA; this is encoded by the coding sequence GTGCCGTACCTCGACCACGCCGCCACGACCCCGCTCCGCGAGGAAGCCCTCGCGGCGATGCTCCCGTTCCTCCGGGAGACGTACGGCAACCCGTCGTCGCTCCATGGACCGGGCCGGCGGGCGCGCGTGGCGGTCGACCGGGCGCGGGAGCGGGTGGCGGCCGTGATCGGGGCGGAGCCGGGTGAGATCGTCTTCACGAGCGGTGGCACCGAGGCGGACAACGCCGCGCTCCGGGGCGTCGTCACGGGCGCCACGCGGCGGGACACCGGACGGCCCGGCCTCGTCACGTCGGCCGTCGAGCACGAGGCCGTGCTCCAGACGGCGCAGGCGCTCGTCACCGACGGTCATCCCGTCACGATCCTCCCGCCCGACGCCGCCGGCCGTCTCGACCCCGCCGGCCTCGGCGATGCGGTGGGGGAGGGGACCGGGCTCGTCTCGGCCATGCTCGTCAACAACGAGATCGGGACGATCAACCCGATCCGCGAGATCGCCGACGCCGCACATGCAGCCGGCGCGCTGATGCACACCGACGCCGTCCAGGCGGCCGGGCTGCTGACGCTCGACGTCGACGCGCTCGACGTGGACCTCCTGTCACTCTCGTCCCACAAAGTGGGCGGGCCGAAGGGCGTCGGCGCCCTCTTCGTGCGGGCGGGGACGCCGTTCGCGGGCGTCCAGACGGGCGGCTCGCAGGAGCGGAAACGGCGGGGCGGGACGGAGAACGTCGCTGGCATCGTGGGCTTCGCCGAAGCATTGGTGCTGGCCGACGCCGAGCGAGACGAGGCCGCGACCCGGATCGGGTCCCTTCGCGACCAGCTCCGCTCTCGACTCGTGGACGCCTTCGGAGACCGGCTCGTGGTCAATACGCCTGCGGACGCGGCGCCCCACGTCCTCAACGTGTCGCTTCGGCCGTCCGCCAGCGGCCCACTCGACGGCGAGATGCTCCTGACGGCGCTCGACCTGGAGGGCGTCCACGCCTCGGCCGGGAGCGCGTGCACGAGCGGGGCCCTCGAACCGAGCCACGTCCTCCTGGCCCTCCGCCGCGACCGCGACGTCGCCGCCGCGACCGTTCGCTTCTCCCTCGGCCGGACGACGACCGAGGCGGACGTCGAGGCCGCCGCGGGGGCGCTTCGCCGCGTCGTCGCCCGCCTCGACACCGTCGCCGCCTGA
- a CDS encoding cystathionine beta-synthase, producing MWSDSILDTIGNTPLVRLQTLGRDLPCTVLAKVEFFNPGGSVKDRIGMAMIEDAEAKGELKPGGTIIEGTSGNTGAGLAIAAIAKGYQCIFTTTDKQSPEKVDVLRALGAEVIVCPTNVAPDDPRSYYSVAKRLSTEIPNSFYPNQYDHPANTEAHYRTTGPELWDQTDGRITHFIAGAGTGGTISGTTKYLKEQKPSVKAIGVDPYGSVYAEYWRTGEFKESEIYPYLTEGVGEDILAGNMDFSLVDDYVQVDDKTSMRMTRRLAREEGLFVGQSCGMAVAGALDWLRAHEGELTEEDVVVILLPDSGFRYLSKTYDDEWMRRNGFLEEPDTLTLEDVLAVRPRAEAVIGVAPDDTLASAIEAMTQHGISQVPVLDGDEVVGSLNERGVLHRLIAEPEARDEPVRAVMGAPLPVVPASVHLDDLTATLDGEAGAVLVRAEAGGFDILTRSDLIAALARNGRPR from the coding sequence ATGTGGTCCGACTCAATCCTCGACACCATCGGCAACACGCCGCTCGTCCGTCTCCAGACGCTGGGGCGGGACCTCCCGTGCACCGTCCTCGCGAAGGTCGAGTTCTTCAACCCCGGCGGGTCGGTCAAGGACCGGATCGGCATGGCGATGATCGAGGACGCCGAGGCCAAGGGCGAGCTCAAGCCGGGCGGGACCATCATCGAGGGGACGTCGGGCAACACGGGGGCCGGCCTCGCCATCGCCGCCATCGCCAAGGGCTACCAGTGCATCTTCACGACGACCGACAAGCAGAGCCCCGAGAAGGTCGACGTCCTCCGCGCCCTCGGCGCTGAGGTCATCGTCTGCCCGACGAACGTGGCGCCGGACGACCCCAGGAGCTACTACTCCGTCGCCAAACGGCTTTCGACCGAGATCCCCAACTCGTTCTACCCGAACCAGTACGACCACCCCGCCAACACCGAGGCCCACTACCGGACGACGGGCCCGGAGCTCTGGGACCAGACCGACGGCCGGATCACCCACTTCATCGCCGGGGCCGGAACGGGCGGCACGATCTCCGGCACCACGAAGTACCTCAAGGAGCAGAAGCCGAGCGTCAAGGCGATCGGCGTCGACCCCTACGGGAGCGTGTACGCCGAGTACTGGCGAACGGGCGAGTTCAAGGAGTCTGAGATCTACCCGTACCTCACCGAGGGCGTTGGCGAGGACATCCTGGCGGGCAACATGGACTTCTCGCTCGTCGACGACTACGTCCAGGTCGACGACAAGACGTCGATGCGGATGACGCGGCGGCTCGCGCGCGAGGAGGGCCTGTTCGTGGGACAGAGCTGCGGGATGGCCGTCGCCGGCGCGCTCGACTGGCTGCGAGCGCACGAGGGTGAGCTGACGGAGGAGGACGTCGTGGTCATCCTGTTGCCCGACAGCGGCTTCCGCTACCTCTCGAAGACCTACGACGACGAGTGGATGCGCCGGAACGGGTTCCTCGAAGAGCCCGATACGCTCACGCTCGAAGACGTGCTTGCGGTCCGCCCACGGGCCGAGGCCGTGATCGGCGTCGCGCCTGACGACACGCTCGCCTCGGCCATCGAGGCCATGACCCAGCACGGAATCAGCCAGGTCCCGGTTCTCGACGGCGACGAGGTCGTGGGGAGCCTCAACGAACGCGGCGTGCTCCACCGGCTGATCGCCGAGCCCGAGGCGCGCGACGAGCCCGTCCGCGCCGTGATGGGCGCGCCGCTGCCGGTCGTCCCCGCCTCGGTCCACCTCGACGACCTCACGGCCACGCTCGACGGCGAGGCCGGGGCCGTCCTCGTCCGCGCCGAGGCGGGCGGGTTCGACATCCTCACGCGGAGCGACCTCATCGCCGCGCTCGCGCGCAACGGCCGCCCCCGCTAG
- a CDS encoding PAS domain-containing sensor histidine kinase, producing MRVLWIGPPAPWADALGSVEHADDPHDAAADLVVLVEGADRFADWLRRPRQRPPVFVVAATEAEEDAALRAGAEGVVSVDSTPEEAAREARRARARHAGTGSDAELYRLMVESATDLITVSDASGKTVYASPSAQQQVGRPAHDLVSGPSLASIHPDDRDAVLATLAEGFSTGEAKSLRFRVLTPEGETRVMESRGRSAAGPDGAPLGIITTRDVTDQVATEARLTESRARYRTIVRALPDVVSRLAADGLVLDFHVPEAFATEFPAEKMLGKRLQDIIPDPLAAKFLDARDRLLATGEVVSYDYDVQFGGRTYYREVRMAPIEGGEILSMLRDVTALRENEAALERSKAELRALATHLQDVREEERTRLSRDVHDVLGQQLTAIRLGIGWFGRHFSEDEAAQARLGDVRETIDETIRHVREIASDLRPGVLDDFGLASAVEWQGKRFEERTGTGCRVDVQGGTEPPTEVATAAFRVLQEALTNVARHAHAGSVAVTLVLGAETVRLVVADDGRGFDPERVGRRSLGLVGMRERAGAQGGTLDVRGVRGQGTVVECTLPHHHASPDGSPPAS from the coding sequence ATGCGCGTGCTCTGGATCGGACCGCCCGCCCCCTGGGCCGACGCCCTCGGCTCGGTCGAGCACGCCGACGACCCCCACGACGCCGCGGCCGACCTCGTCGTCCTGGTCGAGGGGGCCGACCGGTTCGCCGACTGGCTCCGGCGTCCCCGTCAACGCCCTCCGGTCTTCGTCGTCGCGGCCACCGAGGCGGAGGAGGACGCCGCGCTACGGGCCGGTGCCGAGGGCGTCGTCTCCGTCGACTCGACGCCGGAGGAGGCCGCCCGCGAGGCCCGCCGCGCCCGGGCCCGGCACGCGGGCACCGGCTCGGACGCCGAGCTGTACCGGCTCATGGTCGAGAGCGCGACGGACCTGATCACCGTTTCGGACGCGAGCGGGAAGACGGTCTACGCGAGCCCGTCGGCTCAGCAGCAGGTGGGGCGCCCCGCCCACGACCTCGTGTCCGGGCCGTCGCTGGCGTCGATCCATCCCGACGACCGTGACGCCGTGCTCGCGACGCTCGCCGAGGGGTTCAGCACCGGCGAAGCCAAAAGCCTCCGCTTTCGCGTCCTGACGCCCGAGGGCGAGACGCGCGTCATGGAGAGCCGCGGGCGGTCGGCCGCGGGCCCCGACGGCGCCCCCCTCGGCATCATCACGACGCGCGACGTGACGGACCAGGTGGCGACGGAGGCGCGGCTGACGGAGTCCCGAGCGCGGTACCGCACGATCGTCCGCGCGCTCCCCGACGTCGTCTCGCGCCTCGCCGCCGACGGCCTCGTCCTCGACTTCCACGTGCCCGAGGCGTTCGCGACGGAGTTTCCGGCCGAGAAGATGCTTGGGAAGCGGCTGCAGGACATCATCCCCGACCCGCTGGCGGCGAAGTTCCTCGACGCGCGGGACCGGCTTCTAGCGACAGGCGAAGTCGTTTCCTACGACTACGATGTCCAGTTCGGCGGGCGGACGTACTACCGGGAGGTCCGGATGGCGCCGATCGAGGGCGGCGAGATCCTCTCGATGCTCCGCGACGTGACGGCGCTCCGTGAGAACGAGGCGGCGCTGGAGCGGTCGAAGGCCGAGCTCCGCGCGCTCGCGACCCACCTCCAGGACGTGCGAGAAGAGGAACGGACGCGGCTCTCGCGTGACGTTCACGACGTGCTCGGCCAGCAACTCACGGCCATCCGCCTCGGCATCGGCTGGTTCGGGCGGCACTTCTCGGAGGACGAGGCCGCCCAGGCCCGCCTCGGCGACGTCCGCGAGACGATCGACGAGACGATCCGCCACGTCCGCGAGATCGCCTCCGACCTCCGCCCGGGCGTCCTCGACGACTTCGGGCTCGCCAGCGCCGTCGAGTGGCAGGGCAAGCGCTTCGAGGAGCGGACGGGGACGGGCTGCCGCGTCGACGTGCAGGGCGGGACCGAGCCGCCGACGGAGGTCGCCACGGCGGCCTTCCGCGTCTTGCAGGAGGCCCTCACGAACGTCGCGCGCCACGCCCACGCCGGCTCCGTCGCCGTCACGCTCGTGCTCGGGGCTGAGACCGTCCGCCTCGTCGTCGCCGACGACGGCCGCGGATTCGACCCCGAGCGGGTCGGGCGCCGGTCGCTCGGCCTCGTCGGGATGCGCGAGCGGGCGGGGGCTCAGGGCGGGACGCTCGACGTCCGCGGGGTCCGTGGCCAGGGGACCGTCGTAGAGTGTACGTTGCCGCACCACCACGCATCGCCTGACGGCTCTCCCCCAGCGTCATGA
- a CDS encoding response regulator, protein MTRIVIADDHVLVRRGLAELLREMDDFRVVGEASSGDELLRLVRDEHVDVVVMDMSMPGPSGLDLVKSIKAEFPKLPLLVLSAHPEDQYAVRVVRAGAMGYLTKESAEADLVDAVRRVASGKRYLTQTLAASLLDALDADPDEDPHAALSDREYQVLRLIASGMTVGGIAEHLSLSVKTVSTYRSRLLQKMGMSNNSEITRYALENGLVE, encoded by the coding sequence ATGACCCGGATTGTAATCGCCGACGACCACGTTCTCGTCCGCCGCGGGCTGGCCGAGCTGCTCCGCGAGATGGACGACTTCCGCGTGGTCGGGGAGGCGTCCTCGGGTGATGAACTGCTCCGCCTCGTCCGCGATGAGCACGTCGACGTCGTCGTGATGGACATGAGCATGCCGGGCCCGAGCGGGCTCGACCTCGTCAAGTCGATCAAGGCCGAGTTCCCGAAGCTCCCCCTCCTCGTGCTCTCGGCCCACCCTGAGGACCAGTACGCCGTCCGCGTCGTCCGCGCCGGGGCGATGGGCTACCTCACCAAGGAGAGCGCCGAGGCCGACCTCGTCGACGCCGTCCGCCGTGTGGCCTCGGGCAAGCGCTACCTCACGCAGACGCTGGCGGCCTCGCTCCTCGACGCGCTCGACGCCGACCCCGACGAGGACCCGCACGCCGCGCTGTCCGACCGCGAGTACCAGGTGCTCCGGCTCATCGCCTCGGGCATGACCGTCGGCGGCATCGCGGAGCATCTCTCGCTGAGCGTCAAGACGGTCTCGACGTACCGGAGCCGGCTCCTCCAGAAGATGGGGATGTCGAACAACTCGGAGATCACCCGCTACGCGCTCGAGAACGGCCTCGTCGAGTAG
- a CDS encoding LptF/LptG family permease, whose protein sequence is MTRFDWHVLRRFLSGTALLLVLLVATFVVLDLAERIDDFLDRGATPAQIFGEYYLYYAPDILRLTSPLALFLAAVYVTARLAQSMQLTAVHMAGVSTWRFLRPFLLAGLVFTGGMLLFNGFVVPRANAVVHAFQNQYYRDAPESGGGSEIVRQTAPGEILTARYFDRERGQAFRVSVVSLADSAAGGVSRRLDASQMTWNDSLAIWQAADVAIRTFAPTGAETYAYHAVLDTALAVLPRDLAQSERDAERLTLPEAYAYVRSLERAGVTERGRPLVAYHAKIAYPFANLILVLLAVPLAARRRRGGQAAQLALGLGVAFLYLALQKTIEPLGYVQTIPPAVAAWLPHAVFGGVALLLLVRANR, encoded by the coding sequence TTGACCCGGTTCGACTGGCACGTCCTCCGCCGCTTCCTCTCCGGCACCGCGCTCCTGCTCGTGCTGCTGGTGGCGACGTTCGTCGTCCTCGACCTCGCGGAGCGGATCGACGACTTCCTCGACCGCGGCGCGACGCCCGCCCAGATCTTCGGCGAGTACTACCTCTACTACGCCCCCGACATCCTCCGGCTGACCAGCCCGCTCGCGCTCTTCCTCGCGGCGGTCTACGTGACGGCCCGGCTCGCGCAGTCGATGCAGCTCACGGCGGTCCACATGGCGGGCGTCTCGACGTGGCGGTTCTTGCGGCCGTTCCTGCTCGCGGGGCTCGTGTTCACCGGAGGCATGCTCCTGTTCAACGGGTTCGTGGTGCCGCGGGCGAACGCCGTCGTCCACGCCTTCCAGAACCAGTACTACCGCGACGCCCCGGAGAGCGGCGGCGGATCCGAGATCGTCCGCCAGACGGCGCCCGGCGAGATCCTCACGGCCCGCTACTTCGACCGCGAGCGGGGCCAGGCCTTCCGCGTCAGCGTGGTCTCCCTCGCCGACTCCGCCGCGGGCGGCGTGTCGCGCCGCCTCGACGCCTCGCAGATGACGTGGAACGACTCGCTCGCGATCTGGCAGGCCGCCGACGTCGCCATCCGCACGTTCGCCCCGACCGGGGCGGAGACGTACGCCTACCACGCCGTGCTCGACACGGCCCTCGCCGTGCTCCCGCGCGACCTCGCCCAGTCGGAGCGCGACGCGGAGCGGCTGACGCTTCCGGAAGCTTACGCCTACGTGCGGTCGCTGGAGCGGGCCGGCGTAACGGAGCGCGGTCGGCCACTCGTGGCGTACCACGCCAAGATCGCCTACCCCTTCGCCAACCTCATCCTGGTGCTCCTGGCAGTCCCGCTCGCCGCACGGCGCCGCCGAGGCGGGCAGGCCGCCCAACTCGCCCTCGGCCTCGGCGTGGCGTTCCTCTACCTCGCGCTCCAAAAGACGATCGAGCCGCTCGGGTACGTCCAGACGATCCCGCCCGCCGTCGCGGCGTGGCTCCCGCACGCCGTGTTCGGAGGCGTGGCGCTCCTCCTCCTCGTCCGCGCCAACCGGTAG
- a CDS encoding YqgE/AlgH family protein has translation MPAPVPGDVLVAEPPMADPNFRRTVVLLCEHTTDGSFGLVLNRPTGLALSQATDEAFSFDAELWMGGPVQSDTLHYLHPYGDLDGTLPVLDDVFWGGDFDSLRSAIAAGWVDPERVRFFVGYSGWGSGQLDAEVDENAWIVLPGSADLVFADGDDALWRQVLRQLGGEYALLSTFPDDPRLN, from the coding sequence ATGCCTGCCCCCGTCCCGGGCGACGTCCTCGTCGCCGAGCCTCCAATGGCGGACCCCAACTTCCGCCGGACCGTCGTGCTCCTCTGCGAGCACACCACCGACGGCTCGTTCGGCCTCGTGCTCAATCGGCCGACGGGGCTCGCGCTATCGCAGGCCACCGACGAGGCGTTCTCGTTCGACGCCGAGCTCTGGATGGGGGGGCCCGTCCAATCCGACACGCTCCACTACCTCCACCCCTACGGAGACCTCGACGGCACGCTCCCCGTGCTCGACGACGTGTTCTGGGGCGGCGACTTCGACTCGCTCCGGAGCGCCATCGCCGCCGGCTGGGTCGACCCCGAGCGCGTCCGGTTCTTCGTCGGCTACTCGGGCTGGGGCTCGGGCCAGCTCGACGCCGAGGTCGACGAGAACGCATGGATCGTGCTCCCCGGTTCGGCCGACCTCGTCTTCGCCGACGGCGACGACGCGCTCTGGAGACAGGTCCTCCGCCAGCTCGGCGGCGAGTACGCCCTCCTCTCGACGTTCCCCGACGACCCGCGCCTGAACTGA